The DNA region AAGGCAATGCGGCATCCCATGTCCTCGGCTATACCCGCGAACTGACCCCCGAAGACTACGACAAATACAAAGATCAAGGCTATCGACTTCAGGACTATATCGGCAAGCTTGGCTTAGAATCCGCCCTAGAAACTGAATTGCGCGGTAAATGGGGTGGACAAGAAATTCAAGTAGATCGTGATGGTCGCTTCGTGAAAATTTTAGGGGAACGTCCAGCTGAGGCAGGTCAAGATTTAACGCTAACGATTGATCTCGATCTGCAAAAAGTCGCGCAACAAGTACTCGGAGAACGTAAAGGTGCAATTGTCGCCCTAGATCCTCGCAACGGTGAAGTCTTAGCAATGGCAAGCTTCCCTGGCTTTGACCCTAATATTTTTTCGCGACGCATTTCTCCTGAGGAATGGGCAGAGGTTACGGCTCAGGGAGATCCGTTTATTAATCGTGCCATTCGAGGTTTTCCTCCAGCTTCAACCTACAAAGTCGTCACGGCGATCGCCGGCATGGAGTCAGGGAAATACCCGGCAAACACAGTCTTACAAACGACTCCTTATCTCGCAGCGGCGGGGGTCCGGTTCTATGAATGGAACAAAGCAGGTTTTGGGATGGCTGGCTATGTGCGCTCAATGCAATGGAGTAGTAACACCTTCTATGGGCAAGTTGGTCGTGGCGTTAAAGGTGAAACATTAATTCATTGGTCGCGGCAATTGGGTTTTGGATCGCTGTCTGGGATTGAGTTGGAAGAGGAAACACCGGGATTAATTCCTGATAATGACTGGACAAATGAAAGGCTTGATCGTGATTGGAATGTTGGTGATACAGTCAATATGTCCATTGGCCAGGGTTTAACTTTAGCAACACCATTACAAATTGCGCGGATGTTTGCGGTGCCTGCAAATGGGGGCTATTTAGTGACGCCCCACTTGGTGCAAAGAGAAGATATTCCCAAAGAAGATTTACAGCTAAAAAAATCGACAGTTGAGACGCTCCAGAAGGGTTTACGAGCTGTGGTCAACGGCGGTACAGGTAAAGTAATGAATGCATCAGGTATCCCACCTTCCGCAGGGAAAAGTGGTACCGCTGAAGCACCACCCAGGGAAAACCACGCATGGTTTGGTGCCTATGCCCCTCACGATAATCCTGAAATTGTAATTGTGGCTTTCGCGGAGCACTCTGGTGGTGGTGGTGGTTCTGTGGCAGGGCCAATGGTACGTGATGTGATGAAGGCTTATTTCTCTCTCAAAGATGAACGAGCCAAACCGCCAGAGTCATCTGAGGAAGCTCAATCTCCCGAATAATAAAATATTGAAATCGTTTGATTGAATAAACTTTGCGGGCGATCGCCTCTTTGTGGGAAACCTAGGTTTTCGTTGTCGGATTTCTCTACTGTCGCTTAGGTACAGCAAAAAAATAGAATAGACATAAGCTCAAGGCTCAGGGTCATACTGATTTTTGGGCAATATTGAACGTTATTTCTATATTTTGGCGATGCAACCCAATAATCCTAATCAATTTACGGAAAAAGCTTGGCAGGCGATCGCCCAAACTCCGGACATCGCCAAACATAACCAACAGCAGCAACTCGAAAGTGAACATCTCATGCAAGCATTGCTCGAACAGGGTGGCCTTGCAAAGAGTATTTTTACGAAAGCTGAAATCTCATTACCTCGTTTGCGTGATCGCACAGATTCATTTATCACAACCCAACCTAAAATCTCGAAACCTAGTGAGTCAGTCTATTTAGGGCGCAGCTTAGATACCCTTTTAGACCGAGCTGATAACCACAAAAAATCTTTCGGCGATGAGTTTATTTCCGTTGAGCACTTAATCTTGAGCTATGCGCGGGATGACCGTTTCGGTAAGAAGATTTACCAAGAGTTCGGCTTAACGGAAAATAAATTAAAGGAAATAATCAAGCAAATCCGAGGCAATCAAAAGGTGACCGACCAAAATCCAGAAGGCAAATATGAATCCCTTGAGAAATATGGTCGTGACCTCACCGAACTTGCACGTAATGGTAAGTTAGACCCTGTAATTGGTCGGGATGATGAGATTCGTCGCACTATTCAGATTTTGTCCCGTAGAACCAAAAATAATCCTGTTTTAATCGGTGAACCTGGTGTCGGTAAGACGGCGATCGCCGAAGGATTAGCGCAACGAATCGTGAATCGTGATGTGCCGGAGTCTCTCAAGGATCGGACGTTAATTGCGTTGGATATGGGGTCGCTAATTGCGGGCGCAAAATATCGTGGTGAATTTGAAGAACGTCTCAAAGCAGTTCTCAAAGAAGTCACTGATTCCGAAGGTCAAGTCATTCTCTTTATCGACGAAATCCATACCGTTGTGGGCGCTGGTGCGACCCAAGGGGCAATGGATGCAGGTAATTTGCTCAAGCCGAT from [Leptolyngbya] sp. PCC 7376 includes:
- the mrdA gene encoding penicillin-binding protein 2, producing MTLITPIAKVERKETGRTVGKGARPWTIMLMVSLALIGGMGSRLAFLQLVQGKELQKVARENSVRLAPKPPVRGNIFDRNGKILATTKLAHSAYLWPLARTKPNWEATRDLLGQLIGMTPDEIETFLDEHNVYSTEPIPIARNLTDAQITAIEEFHSQLDGVEVIIEPIRDYPEGNAASHVLGYTRELTPEDYDKYKDQGYRLQDYIGKLGLESALETELRGKWGGQEIQVDRDGRFVKILGERPAEAGQDLTLTIDLDLQKVAQQVLGERKGAIVALDPRNGEVLAMASFPGFDPNIFSRRISPEEWAEVTAQGDPFINRAIRGFPPASTYKVVTAIAGMESGKYPANTVLQTTPYLAAAGVRFYEWNKAGFGMAGYVRSMQWSSNTFYGQVGRGVKGETLIHWSRQLGFGSLSGIELEEETPGLIPDNDWTNERLDRDWNVGDTVNMSIGQGLTLATPLQIARMFAVPANGGYLVTPHLVQREDIPKEDLQLKKSTVETLQKGLRAVVNGGTGKVMNASGIPPSAGKSGTAEAPPRENHAWFGAYAPHDNPEIVIVAFAEHSGGGGGSVAGPMVRDVMKAYFSLKDERAKPPESSEEAQSPE